gtgGAGAACTATAAAATGTTTgaattctttaattttttaaacaattatgtatttataaactatagaaaataaaatgtttgaatTCTTTATGCATTTTCAACATTGTGCAAGGGCTCCTAGCTTTTaactgaacaaaaaaaacgGACAAACAACTTTCCTTTGTTCCTTGGGTGGAAAATTTGGAAAATGAGTAACAAGCAATGCAGCTTGCTTGGATCAGAAGGTGTGGACAGAGGCGGTAACTCAAAATAACCAGCAAATCCTAGCTGCTCATGCCTACAAACCAATTCCATCCATGAGGTATTACTCCCTGGAACTTTGTAACAGTCTTGTGGATACTTCCTGGAAAAGACCAACTGATATGTGTGGCATTGGATGGTCCTTATTCAGTAAAGAAGACATTTCTCATATCTAAGGAAACTATGCATTCATTCCTATAAACTCACCATTGATAGCAAACCACAACTCTTTTATCAGCAGTTCAACAGTTGATCAGTTATCCTACATGAAGAGTGCTTTTCTTAGGAAATTGCAGCAATCAGCAGCAGAAGGCAAGAAGCTCGATATAATTGAGGCAACACCTGTACTTCAGGACATCTACGAGCTATCAAAGGATAATAATTTCACTTTCTTTTATATAAGCAGAAATTGTACTCGATATGTAGATCAACTTGCTAAGAAGGCCATGATTGGTCGTCAGAATTATGTAATATCCTGAGTGTTTTAAACAATCTTCTTGTACTTACCTATTAATGGAAGAAAAAGTTGAAAAAGGATTTGTTATTGTccatgtttatatattattatttaaacaaatccTACATAATGTTATTCAGACTTATTCTTTGAAAAAGGgggaaaataattaaaactaaaatggcACGTAATTTCTAGTTAAGCCCCATAACCACTCCGGCACGGCAAAATGCTGTCTGTGACTTGTGACGGTCTCTCACTATACAATTAATTTAAGCCCAAACTCTAATATATGGGTTACATTAAGCACaatcgatctctctctctctctctccctttttCTGGGGTTTTCTTCTCTCCTTCTACTGCGTTCGTTTTCgtcttttttttacaaaagaagTTCAGAATCAGTTTTGGTTctgttttttatttggttttgatttgatAGCATGGTTAGACCCAAAAATGATCAGATGAATTTTATTCGCTGTGTCTAGATTGATCGAATATATATAGAgcatgtaatattttttttttaatgaaaattgatCGAATATAAAAATACTCAAAAAGAAGATATTGTTACCAAAAAAGGGTGAGGATATTATAGTAATTTGAATTGCATTCAAATGATTAAAGGATCTTGGTTTGGGGATTCAAATTCAAACGACATTTTCGTATTAGGTaacaagatggagaagatctgTGTAGCAGTCAGGGTGAGGCCGCCGACGCCGGAATCATCATCATCGGAGAACGGATCTTCTCTCTGGAAAGTCGAAGACAATCGCATCTCTCTTCACAAGTCACTCGACACCCCAATCTCAACCGCTTCTTACGCTTTCGGTACCAAATCTTTCTCAATCCATTTATTCTGGGTTTCCATTTCTACGTATCTGGGTACCTTCAAAATCTCATCTTTATAATCTCTGTGGTGTTTGTTCTTTTGCAGACCATGTGTTCGACGAAAGGTCTACGAACGCATGCGTCTACGAACTTCTTACCAAGGATATCATTCATGCCGCCGTCGAGGGTTTTAACGGTATTCAGATCTGATCCTAACCTTAATAACAAAAAACGCGAGGTTAATTTTTAGTTCACTTTCTTGATGTATGGTTTTGTTCAGGTACTGCGTTTGCTTATGGGCAAACTAGTAGTGGAAAGACGTTTACAATGACGGGTTCTGAGACTGATCCAGGGATTATTCGAAGATCTGTCAGAGATGTGTTTGATAGAATACAAATGGTAGGTCTAAGATCAATTGAATGATTCGGTGAGGTTTTATAACTAAAGAGTTCAGTTTTTAACTTGTGTGTGTGTTGATGATCTTTAGATATCGGACCGTGAGTTTCTCATCCGGGTTTCGTACATGGAGATTTATAATGAAGAAATTAATGATCTTTTAGCTGTTGAGAACCAGAGACTGCAAATTCATGAACATTTGGAGGTTGGTTTGATGGAACGTCTACACAAGTGATGTTACATCATTTAGTTTTGCTCAAGTGTTACTAAACCGGTTTGCTTGTCTTTGATGTGCAGCGTGGAGTGTTTGTTGCTGGTCTTAAGGAAGAGATTGTTAGTGACGCTGAACAGATTCTAAAGCTTTTAGACTCTGGAGAAGGTTTTTAAGCCAAAGCTAAGCTAAGAAGTATTTTGATTATGCATAATAATGTGTATTGACATGGTCTTCTTTAATTAACAGTTAATAGGCACTTTGGCGAGACAAACATGAACGTTCATAGTAGCAGGTCCCATACCATCTTCAGAATGGTAAGGGTTTTCAAATCTATGTACGGAAACTTCTACTGTTTTGTAAGTGATTATTCTGATCTGATCTCTCTGGTGGGATAGGTGATTGAGAGCAGGGGAAAAGAAAACTCTTCTACGGATGCTATCCGTGTCTCAGTCTTGGTGAGTGATAATTTTACCATCTTCCAAAAGTTTCTTGTGGAGGCTACATTTAAATGATAATTCTCTTACTGGTGTTCTTTTAATGGAATCTAGAATTTGGTTGACCTGGCTGGATCTGAGCGTATTGCTAAAACCGGTGCTGGTGGAGTGCGCTTGACAGAAGGGAAGTACATTAATAAGAGCTTAATGATTCTTGGTAATGTTATCAATAAGCTAAGTGAAAGTTCAAAGCTAAGGTACTTTCTTACCCTTTCATTTAGCTACACGTACCAACGATACAGCTCAGCTCATTTCTTACATTCTTGATTATAGAGCACATATTCCTTACCGAGACAGTAAGCTAACTAGAATTCTTCAGCCTGCACTTGGTGGTAATGCCAAGACTTGCATTATATGCACTATCGCACCAGAAGAGGTAAAAGAAGTTTTCTTTTTGTCAGGTTTTGCATTTTCCTGGCTTTTGTTAATCATGCACACGAAAGATTAGTCAATTAATGAGTAATAGTTGAATGCTCATGTGTGTAGCATCATATTGAGGAATCAAAAGGAACTCTCCAATTTGCAAGCAGAGCCAAACGCATCACCAACTGTGCTCAAATCAATGAGGTCAGCATGTCAATGAGCGCAAGATTCTTGGGAGAGATTTAACTCACTTTCTTCTTTGTGTCctgttgatttgtttttcttcttcttctttattgaATATCTGACAGTGTTTCAATGCTTCAGATCTTGACTGATGCTGCTTTGTTGAAACGCCAAAAATTAGAGATAGAAGAACTAAGGATGAAGCTTCAGGTATAGTCAACATTTATTTCAAATACATCTAGGCATGGGGACGACACTAACATTACTAAATTTTGTAGGGATCCCATGCTGAGGTGTTGGAACAAGAGATATTAAAGTTAAGCAATCAGATGCTTaaggtagttttttttttgcatttttctcTTGTGTATGTATTCTATAGAACATTGAGCAGACACAGTATACTAAACATCTACCCTTTTGTTTGATTTCCAGTATGAGTTAGAATGTGAAAGGCTAAAAACACAActggaagaagagagaggaAAACAGAAGGAGCAGGAGCAATGCATCAAGGAGCAACAGTTAAAAATTGAGAACTTAAACAATCTTGTCACTAATTCAGACTTTAAGAAGAACCAGTCAGAGGTACATATGCATTCATTGGCTCAGATAGATTTTCTGAATAATGCCTCAACCATAACACCCAGACATTTTTTTCTGAGAAACAGGCTTTAATTTGCAAACTCCTAACTTCTTATTGATTGTGTTAGAGAAGTTAATTATTGCTTTTATGCTAATATGTTGGACTCATGTAGTTTGGTTATGTAAAGCTTTTGTTAATGTAACATCTCTATTGGCAGGACTTTATTAGTTTAAGAAGGACTCAAGTTGGGCGATGCAATGTCAATGATAGCAGCGGTTTTCCTGGGACTCCTTGCTTCGAATCAGCTGAACCTTCCTTTGTGGTTGCTCGGTCGAAGTACTCAGGACTATCTGATTTTAGTCCAATGGTTGATTCACTGGGGGACGTGGCCGATGAAGACACTTGGACAAAACTAAACAAGGGTTTTGTCCCAGACCTTGATCAACTCCAGTTTACACCTGCAATTAAAAGGCAACCCACTCCATTAATTGCTGCAACCACGGTTAGTAGATACAAATACTTGACCCATGTTATCTTCCAATAGTAACAGAGTTGCAATGAATAGAGACACGTGGATGCATATGGTCTCTTTATTCGCTCCCCTTTTCATATCAGCATGCACACAAACACTCTGGTGCATCAATACTGGCTGGTATCTAGCTCATGTATACTGAGAATTACTAAATTTTGAAACTTCATATAGATGAATACCGAATACGCATACATTATCCAAAACACGTTCCTAAGCTGGCCATAATTTTTCGTTAACTTTGTTTTAGGAATGCTCGCGTGAAAATCAGAAAGTGGTGGAAGATCTCAAAAGTCAGATTGAGTTGCTGACCAGTGAAAAGGACAGCCTGCAGGTTAGACATATTGGCTTTATTGGTTGTTCAAGTGAATATGCTTTAGCCTTTAGCCATAAAATGAATATTCtgttaaaaattaaatgaatgATACCAGCTGATTGTTTATGCATCAACTATGCATTCTCAGGTAAAATTCAGCGAACAAGTAGTACTGAACAACAAACTTTTGGGAGAGATATCTGAGCTCAAAGAAGGAACGCTTCACATGAAAGAAATTCCAAAACTGTTATCTGAGTCGGTTGCTAATTGCAAGGATGTATACAAGGACGTGATAGTCACAATGAAGGTGAACAGCTTACCTTTTCTTATGTGAATGATCATCACTAAAAGGAAAATTGAGTTtaaagtcttttgtcttgcattTTGTCAGACCTTAATGGCTGAGAAAGAATCTCCGACAGCAAAGCTATTCTTTGGTGTAACTGGAATCACAACAAGCCTTCTTTCAACTCTAGAATCACAATTCTCAATGATATTGGATGGTCAGAAAGCGGGTAGCATCATAGATCATCCTTTATATGATCAATGGGAAACACTTCGTGTTAGTCTGAAGAACACAGCCTCAAGCCTGCTGTTAGACGCACAAGCAAAAGATGAAATTCTTAACTCCCACGACAAGGTAGATTCCTTGTCACAATCATCAAGATACGGATCAATTTTGCTTATTGTTTCTTTCGTTTTGCTTTTATACTTTTGTCTCTCTTGTTAGGACTTAGTCCAGTGAAACCTCTGCATACATTTCTTAAGGGTTTGGATCATAACTTATATATTTTCCTGTTTCTTGTACATTTACATCTCATTGGAGCTTCACTTGAATCTCTGTATACCAATGTTTCAATGGGAAAAGCAGGAACTGATTCTTGTTTAGTTGATTAGATCTTGTGGTCAGATTACTATATCTAAGACAGGTTTTGAATGTGAATTTTTAAGGGACAAGAAGCGGGTGCAATGGAGGAGAAGCTGAAGTCTGAGCTCAGCATAGTCAAGGAAAGATATAACGAGCTGGAGAAAGAGTTGTCTTTGGATAAACTGCTTCTAAAAGCTTCAAGAGAGAGCCATGAGAGGCTGGAAAAGGAAGTACAATTCCTGAAGGAAGAAAGAGATTCATTAGATGTAGCAGTCTCTCAATCAACTCAGAGGTTGAGAGTGATTGCATCTGATAAAGAGAATGCTTTGAAAGATCTTAATGTGGAAGTGAAGAGAAGGAAAGAGATGGAGGAAGAGATTAAGCAAATCAGCTTTGCCTTCTCTAGCAGGCAGAAGTCTCTTATGTCTTTTCACAATGAAATCAAATCCAAAATGCAGAAACTAACAACGCAGAATCCGAAATTGAAGTAGCAGAAACAGCTGTTTGTGTTAAAGTTTATGCCATTGTTACAACTAGCTCATGTGTTATTTATGTAACAACTCATTACTGGTACTCCAATATTATCTAAAACTAAAGTTCGGCTTTGATAGTACTATAATGAGACATTTAAAACGATAGTCGATTGTTCAACACGGAAAACATGAatcaattttttcttttacatgtttttttctttaattcggtagcatttttttttttttaaactaggaGTACTGTAATTGGAGTCGCGGCAATAATAATCCACGAGTACGGTTTCAACATATCTTTGTCTGTGACATTTATATGCCAAGGGTTTGCGGAGACCATTGGTACGTTTGCCTTTGTCCTAAACTGGTTCCTAAGAGGTGTGACTACGAATATCGGCATGGTGAAAAATTTCAGAACTAGGAGTACTGTAATTGGAGTCGCGGCAATGATAATCCAATGGTATATCGGAAAACTAGTCTATATCTACGGAGAGAAATCTAGTGACCTAACGATGACGAATATGgaatactaaatatatattgaataattaaaagtcagtaactattacatatataattaaattggt
This genomic stretch from Brassica napus cultivar Da-Ae chromosome C9, Da-Ae, whole genome shotgun sequence harbors:
- the LOC106355161 gene encoding kinesin-like protein KIN-7N isoform X2 gives rise to the protein MEKICVAVRVRPPTPESSSSENGSSLWKVEDNRISLHKSLDTPISTASYAFDHVFDERSTNACVYELLTKDIIHAAVEGFNGTAFAYGQTSSGKTFTMTGSETDPGIIRRSVRDVFDRIQMISDREFLIRVSYMEIYNEEINDLLAVENQRLQIHEHLERGVFVAGLKEEIVSDAEQILKLLDSGEVNRHFGETNMNVHSSRSHTIFRMVIESRGKENSSTDAIRVSVLNLVDLAGSERIAKTGAGGVRLTEGKYINKSLMILGNVINKLSESSKLRAHIPYRDSKLTRILQPALGGNAKTCIICTIAPEEHHIEESKGTLQFASRAKRITNCAQINEILTDAALLKRQKLEIEELRMKLQGSHAEVLEQEILKLSNQMLKYELECERLKTQLEEERGKQKEQEQCIKEQQLKIENLNNLVTNSDFKKNQSEDFISLRRTQVGRCNVNDSSGFPGTPCFESAEPSFVVARSKYSGLSDFSPMVDSLGDVADEDTWTKLNKGFVPDLDQLQFTPAIKRQPTPLIAATTECSRENQKVVEDLKSQIELLTSEKDSLQVKFSEQVVLNNKLLGEISELKEGTLHMKEIPKLLSESVANCKDVYKDVIVTMKTLMAEKESPTAKLFFGVTGITTSLLSTLESQFSMILDGQKAGSIIDHPLYDQWETLRVSLKNTASSLLLDAQAKDEILNSHDKGQEAGAMEEKLKSELSIVKERYNELEKELSLDKLLLKASRESHERLEKEVQFLKEERDSLDVAVSQSTQRLRVIASDKENALKDLNVEVKRRKEMEEEIKQISFAFSSRQKSLMSFHNEIKSKMQKLTTQNPKLK
- the LOC106355161 gene encoding kinesin-like protein KIN-7N isoform X1 produces the protein MEKICVAVRVRPPTPESSSSENGSSLWKVEDNRISLHKSLDTPISTASYAFDHVFDERSTNACVYELLTKDIIHAAVEGFNGTAFAYGQTSSGKTFTMTGSETDPGIIRRSVRDVFDRIQMISDREFLIRVSYMEIYNEEINDLLAVENQRLQIHEHLERGVFVAGLKEEIVSDAEQILKLLDSGEVNRHFGETNMNVHSSRSHTIFRMVIESRGKENSSTDAIRVSVLNLVDLAGSERIAKTGAGGVRLTEGKYINKSLMILGNVINKLSESSKLRAHIPYRDSKLTRILQPALGGNAKTCIICTIAPEEHHIEESKGTLQFASRAKRITNCAQINEILTDAALLKRQKLEIEELRMKLQGSHAEVLEQEILKLSNQMLKYELECERLKTQLEEERGKQKEQEQCIKEQQLKIENLNNLVTNSDFKKNQSEDFISLRRTQVGRCNVNDSSGFPGTPCFESAEPSFVVARSKYSGLSDFSPMVDSLGDVADEDTWTKLNKGFVPDLDQLQFTPAIKRQPTPLIAATTRHVDAYGLFIRSPFHISMHTNTLVHQYWLECSRENQKVVEDLKSQIELLTSEKDSLQVKFSEQVVLNNKLLGEISELKEGTLHMKEIPKLLSESVANCKDVYKDVIVTMKTLMAEKESPTAKLFFGVTGITTSLLSTLESQFSMILDGQKAGSIIDHPLYDQWETLRVSLKNTASSLLLDAQAKDEILNSHDKGQEAGAMEEKLKSELSIVKERYNELEKELSLDKLLLKASRESHERLEKEVQFLKEERDSLDVAVSQSTQRLRVIASDKENALKDLNVEVKRRKEMEEEIKQISFAFSSRQKSLMSFHNEIKSKMQKLTTQNPKLK